A genome region from Euphorbia lathyris chromosome 4, ddEupLath1.1, whole genome shotgun sequence includes the following:
- the LOC136226013 gene encoding uncharacterized protein — MTENPSILHYMEDFVLAGVGGAGRALAFGGKSRGAHNIIFYIDLGEAQSLENLNQFKPEKGAFFANATPLETSLLHLQQSQSQLPSFDFAISTKKSPSVIIGTWYCPSVFIRENARLREQMRRSILYKMTLEQQWEEIYTWKLKHGQF; from the exons ATGACAGAGAATCCTTCAATTCTCCACTATATGGAAGACTTTGTGCTGGCTGGCGTGGGAGGAGCAGGAAGAGCACTTGCATTTGGTGGGAAAAGTAGAGGAGCCCACAATATCATTTTTTACATTGATTTAG GTGAAGCTCAGTCTTTGGAGAATCTCAATCAATTCAAACCAGAGAAAGGAGCTTTCTTTGCAAATGCAACACCATT AGAAACCAGCCTTCTGCACTTGCAGCAGAGCCAATCTCAACTACCTAGTTTTGACTTCGCAATCTCTACCAAGAAATCACCTTCAGTTATTATAGGAACATGGTATTGCCCTTCTGTGTTTATAAGAGAAAATGCAAGGCTTAGGGAGCAAATGAGACGGTCAATATTATACAAAATGACACTTGAGCAACAATGGGAAGAAATTTACACATG GAAACTAAAGCATGGACAATTCTAA